The DNA window AAAACATCTACATTACTCATTTCCAAAAAGCTAGGTTAGGAAGTAAAACAGATACCTGGTTAACCACCTACAGTACACCAATTtcatggaatattatgcaactgTCAACAACAATAAGGTAGCTATTTAGGTACTGATATAAAAACAATCTCCAACAgagtgttaaatgaaaaaaagcaatatgcaaaacacttaaaaatattttttaaaagggacatgtacatgcatatattttatacaagAACAGCATATCTCTTAAAGGTTAGATAAGAAATTAATAGCTGAAGTTTCCTCTGGGAAGGGAAGATGGCGATTAAATTACAGGGATGGGAGAAACATTTTTACTGTGTGTTTTTgtactgtttgcatttttttttaatggcccaATAACaattacttttttgggggggggttcttctagatgttttacagttttactttttatttacgtttcttttttttttttaattggggtatagttgttttacaatgttgtgttagtttctactgtacagcaaagtgaagtagagttccctgtgctatccaccTGCTTTTTattagttacttattttatacatattagtgtatatatgtcaatctatAGGTAcatgtattacctattcaaattaattaagttaaaaatgtttaagattaGGGGCAAtaaagaaccactgctttagagggAATGAAACATTAGCAAGCAAGCTGTCAGCTGCTAAAGGACAATCAGAGCATTAATgaagggaaaggggcaggaggaaagaCAGTCCTGGCAAAAAGTCCCATGCAGGCAATCCTCCGTCCACGTCCTTCCTGAGGTGAGGTTAGGTACACTGAGACTCAACCCAGAGCACTCAATTTATCCACAGTCAGCTTTATTCTAAAATAACCATCTATGGAGAGCACACGTCAaaggagtagaaaaaaataaaggagccCATCAAAAGAAGTTCCCTGGCAAGTGGGAGGGAGGGCATGACGTTAGGAGCCCTGTTTAGGGAAGGAAATGTTGTCCAGGTCGTGGATGCCATTCTTGTCAATGATTCGAACACTGAAGGCTGGCAGATTCAGGATGAAGCGTTTCTGGAGCTGCAGAGAAACATGAAGGAAATcagtcaacaaatttttattgagaactAACTGTGgtccaggctctgttctaggcactgggcatATCAGCAGATAATGGATCTCTGCTTTTGTGGCGCTGGTATCCCATTGGAGGCAGTTGGCACTAGGACACTGAGGAAAGCCCCAACTGCAGGTGGAGGCTGACTGGAAGGTAGTGAGCAAGAGCTGAGGGCTTGACTCTGGTCAGCCAGCTGATGAAGAATGAGACAATCTAATGCTCTATTCCTCACAATTTGCCACCAATTAGCCTGGTAAACACagacttctcttttaaaatgtctcaagGTAACAAGCCAACCAAGGAGCGACTGCCCTAGGAATAAGCTTTGGACCAAAGCCATGTACTCCTAGGTCCCAAGAGTTTGCTCCAGTCACCCGCCCACATTATAAGgaccagatgtgtgtgtgtttgtgtgtatagctggggggtggtgggaaggaTGGCCTCAGAACTACTCTTGGAACAACTCCTGCTTCTGTCTCCTCCAATACAAGCTAACCTGTCATTAAAGAAACACCTCTGGACTTTCATGAGACTCTCTGCTTGAGAGGCTGTTCCAAAGGAGCTGTGGTCTATGTGCATAAAACCAGACGGCCCCATTAACCTGGCTGGAGATTACTGAGAAACACAGCTGGAGGAAATCTTTGCTTCTGTGGGCGACTCTTCCTGGACACCTCACTTAATCTCTAGATAGAAGGCACAAAGCTCCACGTGCTCCCTTAGGGGCATATCCTGGAAATGTACCCCTCTCCAGGCCTAAGCCCTCCCTCTCTTGATGTTTCCCAtctcctttacagatgaggactggACAGCAACAACCATTTCCATTTCTACAGTCCTCTCTGGCTGATGACTCCTGTGTCCAGAAACAAGCTCCAAGATCAAGAAAAGGTGACAATAAGGAAATGTGGgtttataaaataatcatatttagGATCCTTGGGGAATAAAGTCTCAAAGCAGTCAATATTCCAGTGGCTTCTTCCTGGCAGCCCCTTGCAACACTTGGGGCTGCTGGACTAATACGGCCTCTTGGCTGAATGGTTAATAAGAAAAGCACATGAGTTTATTCTCAGCTTCTGCTTTGGAAAGGGGATTTACAAACAAGAGGAAAAAGGGGCACTATGGACTGAAAATGACAGGCTTGTGTAAGAGGCAAACTGACATTACTGTCCAATGCTACCACCTGCTCTCAACCTCCTACTCTCTTCTCACTAGACCACGAATTCAAGTTCATCCTTAGGCTACAAGAAcagtaaaagaattaaaaagccTACAGGAGctactttcttttcctcctcatcttccaTTCATACCCCAGAGCCTTAGACTCCTAGGAGTAGTATTGGAATGGGCAGGGCCTGTGTTGCTGGCCTCATAAACTAAGGGCTACTCTCCCCTACTGCCCAAAGCCTCTTAGTTTCCTTCTATGGCCTCCTGAATTCCCAGCAGAGGCTTTCCCTCCCAAACTTATGTACTGTTAAGggagcagactttttttttttggctgcgtttggtcttcgttgctgcgtgcaggctttctctagttgcagcgagtgggggctactcttcgttgaggagcaggggctctaggcgcaaggacttcagtagttgtggcatgcgggctcagcagttgtggcacacgagcttagttgctccacagcatgtgggatcttcccagaccagggatcgaacccgtgttccctgcattggcaggcggattcttaaccactgcgccaccagggaagtctccaagGGAGCAGACTTTATGACAACTCCAGGTAGCACAAAAATAGAGCAGGTATAAAATCTAGCACAATAGTTCTTAAAGTATGGCCCCAGTTACCACCTGCAGCAAAATCACTTGGGACTGCTGGTTAAAATATTCTCAAGATCTACACCAGGACCACTGAATCAGaagtgggtggggagtggggtggaaaGCATGAATCTGCCTTTTTTAGGAAACAAGCCCCCAGATGATTCTTATAcatgctaaaatttgagaaccactagtctggatgaaccaaaaagaaaattaattaaattataaatttgacATTGATGAGAAGGTGACCCATGAGCGAAAAAATAAGCTTGTTATGTACCAAACTCTACCCCTGGTAGCAACTTCACATCTGGTTAGTGGATATTTATTATACCTTCTGGCAAGGATCAGAAAAAATGCAACTGAGGAACGGGGACAATATTGGCAAACAGAGAGACAAAACATTCCTTTCAGGATCCCATGGGAGCTACTCACCTCCTCCAGACATTTCCTAAGAAGCTCCACTGCCTTCTCACGTGAGATAGCTGAAAGAGAACACAGAGGCCAGGCACTCAAGGTGCTGACATTAAGTCCAACTCTCTGCTGCAACTTTTGACTAAGTTTCAAACTTTTTCAGGTCAGCATGCCACACAAATGCCACAcaacagaaaaggcaaaaaacccAAAATGCCTAGCCTTCTGGCTTGCAACAAACTTATTCCATATGCAGTTGAGGGTGCCCCACACCCAATGCTCAGGCAGCCACAAGCCATTGCAAATTGATTTGCTACAGAGAAGGGAGAGCATGACGGAATTCTGCCTCCCATGGCCAGGGCTTGCCTCTAGAGAAGTCCAGCGGCCTGCCTCTTCTTTATAGCCCATCCCCCAACTCCCAACGCCCCCAGCCCCCCTTTAGACCAGGGCTTAAATCAGCTCCATCTGCCCTAGCCAGCTGCAAATCAGGGAAAGGGAGGACAGGGCCAGTGTTTTAGCCTCACTTTGccagctgggcctcagtttaACAATGGAAAGAGAATTCATAGGATGGGGCTGAGTCTCTCATAAAATAGGAGCCAAAGGAACTGTCCACAGGCATGGCAAACTGGGATGACATATTATGCAGTTAGGCTTCAGGGATGGTTGGTGGTTATTTTGGTGGGCAAATCAGCTGTATTACTGACAGATGCCAAATCAAGAAACAGTCACTAGGAGGCCAGGCTAACTCTTTTTAGGATGTGGCCTGGAGCTCTGGCATGGCTGAGGCTGAGTGAGAGGGCAGCaccaaaaaaggaatgaacaagCCAGATTCTTACTATCCTGACAGGGACGAATGGAGTGTAAGGAGAAAACGGTTACCTGTGCCACATCTACAGCTTGTAAAAGCTGAGAGTCCCAACTGCCTATTGCTCACAGTGGCTGAAGTTGAGGTTAGGATTGGGGTCAGAAAACAGAACTTAACACAAAAGCATCCCAGTGTCTGGAGGTTTGCCAAGCTGATGGTTCATGGACGAGTAGAGAGCCAGCTTTTTCTTACAGGAGGGGGTAGCCATTAGGTGATAAGAACCAAGGGAACAGCTCAGGCTATGGCCTTAGAAAGCTttgatatttaagaaaagaaacccTCAGTTCTCATGCTGGAGACCTGTTCATTACCACAAGCTCAAAACAAACCTACAAACCCCTTGGTTTACTTGCTCATTCTTTACACCTGAGAAGCTAATAAGCACCTAACTAGGGCAAAATGAGTGAAAAAACTGAACTTTTGTAACTGAAGAATTATAGTTTTACTCCAACCcccctttaaaacaaaacaaaacccagctcTGGTCATGTGCAATACCTCGTTTTATCTGGCAGAAGAGGGACTTCGATCAGCTTTTCCATAACCCTAGTGACCTACAGGAGAAAGCTTCCAGAGGGCACCTGCAGGTGCTTCTTAGGATCCATCCTCTATTCAAGCCTGGCCACCCAACTCCAGGGGGTTGTGCACAAAACCAGGAAGCAGCTGAGGACAGGGCTCTGCTACTGCTCCCTACACTTAGAGAGCTGAAACTTACTTGGTGTGTAATACCGGTCCAGGATACTAAGAGTCAGGAAGGCACCGTAGCCGTGGGCTGCAAAAGGGGCTTTTGCCAAGGCTGCCAGGTAGTCCATGTAGTAGAGCGCTGGACCCTCATGCTCATCATAGCCAGCCAGGAGGAGGTTGACATGATATGGGGTCTGCAAAGGAAAGACACTGCAAAGTGATGGTCAAAGCAATAACACCAACACCTCTCCTCATGGAAATAGGAACGTTCCAACTcttgataaataagaaaatagcagCAGCTGAGTAAATCATGATGAAAGTAAAGATTCAGACAAATCTAAAGGACCCAGAGTGTGGTCAAAGGTAAAGGGAGGTCAGCTTGTTTTCTCTGAACAGAAGAGCATTTGGAGCACTTTAACGTATGTGAAAAAGCTGCTTCCTAAAGCCCATGGACCAAAACCTGTTACAAAAGCATTTCAAAGGCAAAGCATGGGTGTTCTTGCATTGTTCCTAATAGCTGAAACCAACACACACAATTCTGAGAGTGTCAGGCCACAGGCTAAAGAAAGCTGCAGCTCCAACCACATCATCCAAAATAAGAAGGCTCAGTCTGGACAACTGGACCAAAATCTCAAATGGTAAACTGTATGCCTCACTATTAAGAAACAAGTCTTGGGCTACaattaataaatgctggagagggtgtgaaggaaagggaaccctccaacactgttggtgggaatgtaaattggtgcagccactatggaaaacagtatggaagttcctttaaaaactaaaaacagagctaccatatgatccagctattccacacctgggtatatgtccagaaGAGACAAAACTCTTAATTcaatacacgcaccccaatgttcatagcagcactatttacaatagccaagtcatggaaacaacccaaatacccatcaacagatgattggcttaagaagatgtggtacatatatacaatggactattactcagccataaaaaagactgaattattgccatttgcagcaacatggatggacctagataatattatacttagtgaagtaagtcagagaaagataaatattatatgataccacttatatgtggaatttaaaaaataatacaagtgaatctgtatacaaaacagaaactaactcacagacatagaaaataaacttatggttaccaaaggggaaaggaagccGGGGTATACATTAGGAGTACGGGATTAacaaactactacacataaaatagataagcaacaaggatttactgtatagcataaggaactatattcaaaatcttgtaataacctataatggaaaataatctgaaaaaaaaagtatatataaaactgaatcattttgctgtatacctggaactaacataatattgtgtatcaactataaaaaatgaaaagattaaaaaaaaaaaaagaaaaaaacaagtcttGCGGTAGGGAAGGGTAGAAAGTCTCAAATATTTAAGTCAAatcactaaactttttttttggctgtgtcacacagcttgcaggatcttagttccccaaccagggattgaacccacgccccagGTGGTGAAAGctcgaagtcctaaccactggaccgccagggaattcccaaatcaCTAAACTTTTAATGCAGACAGTAATAATGGAAGttcataaatacaaagaaatgtgGTAACTCTAGAAGAACTGTAGATTTAGGTGAAATGCTAGTATTTTTCTAATACAATAAGGCTCTGCTAAGGTAACTAAGAAGTAATTTTTATCTGTGAGATAAATAAACAGTACTTATAATAACCTATTTATAGGTATCCTTTCTCTGTATTACCTGCAAGTCTAAAAATGCAAGTTTCTACAGAGAACCTTAACTAAGCCTGCCTTGCTCTTCATCTCCAAATGGATGATTCTTTTTCTATACCAGGTGGGCCATTTACCACGGCCTGTCTATGCTCCCAGGCATCAGTGGTGAGACTCCCATGTAAAAtgacttcctttttctctgcaaAGTGTGTTTTTCCTCTTGCATTTGCCACAGTGGCTAGTGAGCAGGCCTTGCCCATGGTTATATGCCCGTCCCTAAACTTATATATTCGATTAAATGCAcattaaatgaaatcaaatacaTTTATGCATCCTATTATGGGGCATAAAGTAATAACAGGTAATGGTCTTAAAAGTGATGCTTTGTATTCTTTGAACACTGATTAACATGGGCACTTGGCAGCCTGAAGAAACATTCTAACTCATGTTAGAAGAACACATGAAAATATCATATACTTACTTGGAATTCCAAGCCAGCTGTGCTAAGTAATATTTCCCTTAGACTACAGAGTAGTCCTAACCTGCAAACAAGTTTCTGCCTTGGGGATAAGATGGTGAATAGTCTCAGGAGTTAAGAATTGACCAGCAATAGTCAAGTCTTTAGAGAAAATAATCTGCCTATCACATTTCCCAGTAAGTAGCATGCTACACTTTGCCAGGCTCTGGAATTCTCTGCCACATTCTGTGACGACATTCTTAGTAAGTCTGACCTTAGGCAAGACACTTAACCCCTATAAGCATAtgtttccttatgtgtaaaactgagttaATTAATCCTTCCCCTTTCTGTCTTCTAGGAAATatggtgagaaaaaaataatagaggtgAGGCATCCCAaactctggaagaaaaaaatgctacctAAATTCTTAGTATATTAGCTACACCCCAGTCTCCTTTTGATAGCTTACCactttaaacaacaacaaaaaaactgtctgaattacctaaaaataaaaaatatataatatatatttttttaaactgtgagaaCAGTAATGCAAAATCAGGCAGACAAAGAATACTGTAGTGTTCCTATAGTTAAAATTCGAATagcaaaacagagagagaaatatatagcAAGGAGATTCTAACTGGTTTCCTTCCCCAAGAGGTTTAATAATATAGTTTCTTACCTATCACAAAGTAAGTTCATCTTTTTGCTAAGAGGATAACTCTACTCTTCTCCATTCACTGGAGAATACTCCTTTTACAGCTAACCAAAACAATTTTATCAAGTTGCAACGGTATGTTAAGGATCCACCCAGATAACTAGAGAGCTAACCAGCAGAACCTACATATGCTCTGTCTCCAGTGAGGCTCTTGCCCACACTTAAACTGTGTTTAAAACAATTAATGTGATCTTTAAAAGCCACCACcaaaaaatttttacatgaaGATGTCAACGGAATTTCAGAAGCAAACTGTATTGCTTATCTGGtctatataatatcatttatttatgcttaagcatctgacacacacacacatcaaagcTGGTATTCAGAAGCTATAACACGTGGTATAGAAGATAACTCATAGATTATTGTGTGACTTCGAATCACCAACTTTTGCATGTGTGAGATGCCTAAGCATAAATAAATGGTGTTATCTAGACTAATTAAATCAATACATCTGTGTAACAACTTGCagtttctgaaattcttttgACAATGCTCCATCAAAGATCTCTggctcacactttttttttttaatttcaaataaagtcTCGTATACTGCCACTCTCTTACTCCTCTAAGAATCATGACATTCAAAGTGACAAAGCCATAGTAATGGGTTTCTTGACTGTTACATTTCCTCATATTCTTGATGCAATAGTGTTTTCCTAGAATAAGACAAATTCCAAGCCATTCGATTTTGTGAAACTCTTACAGCATATACATGTGTGACTGTGGTGTGTTTAGGGAAACACATAGTATGTGTAAGACACAATCCAcctattcaaatatttataccaattataaactccatgaaggcaggattGTGTCTGGCTTGTTCAATGATGTATAAGCATATAGtatacattcagtaaatatttgctgagtgaataataataataccagaaggcattatatatgttttaatacaTATGTGGCTAATGCCTAATATCACAAgaagaaagattaagaaaatcaCTAAACAAATGTCAGAAAGTGATAGGTCCCACTTCTGAGAACTGGTTGAAGTTTAAGTTGACTGCCAGTATCCTATGATTGCACATAATATTGCTGCCTTTTTCTAGGCTCCTAGGTCcttctctttctacttttctttagACATAGGTtgctaagtaaataaaaaaattatgctaCAGGCATTTAGAATTAAATGAAGAGGAGAACAGTAGCTTAAATAAATATCTCAGGAAGAAACAGCTGGGCTACATTACAGTTAGACCTGAGTTTGAAATCCAGCTCTATTACCAGACATGTAGCTTTAGAAAAGTTAGTAACCTAACCtctctgaaaatgttttcattgaaAACATGGGATAATACCTACTACAAAAAGGCTGCACTGAAGACTCaaagagataatgcatataaacaaGCATAGTACCCAAAACATAGTAAAGCCTCAGTAAATGCTAAAATAATTACTAGGGAAACACAATCACCTATGAAGTTCACAATGTCCATGAAATAAACAGGGCAAGCACTCAAGAGAAGCCCATCCACTCCTAGCACTGAGATATAAGATAAATTCCTCATATAGTCAAATAtacaccaaatagccaaaacaatcttgaaaaagaagaacagagctggaggaaccatgctccctgacttcagactatactacaaagctacagttatcaaaacagtatggtactggaacaagaacagacacacagattaatggaacagaatagaaagcccagaaataaacccatgcgctaaaagtcaattaatctatgacaaaggaggcacaatggagaaaagacagcctcttcaaaaagtggtgctgggaaaactggacagctacatgtaaaagaatgaaatcagaacattctctaacaccatatacaaaaataaactcaaaatggattacagacctaaatgtaagactggatactataaaactcctagaggaaaacataggcaggacactgacaaattgcagcaatatctttttggatccgtctcctagaataatggaaacaaaaactaaaataaacaaatgggacctaaacttaaaagcttttgcacagcaaaggaaaccataaacaaaatgaaagacagcctatggaatgggagaaaatatttgcagaagatgcaaccaataagggattaatttccaaaatatacaaacagctcatacaactcaacaaaaaatgggcagaagacctaaaaagacatttcttcaaagacataCTGAtgggggcttcccgggtggcacagtggttgagaatctgcctgctaatgcaggggacacgggttcgagccctggtctgggaagatcccacatgccacggagcaactaggcccataagcgacaactactgagcctgcgcatctggagcctgtgctccgcagcaagagaggccgcgatagtgagaggcccgcgcaccgcgatgaagagtggcccccgcttgccacaactagagaaagccctcgcacagaaacgaagacccaacacagccaaaaataaataaattaattaataataattttaaaaaagacatactgatggccaaaaagcacacgaaaagatgttcaacactgctaattattagagaaatgcaaatcaaaactacaatgaggtaccacctcacacccatcagaatggccataattttaaaatctacaaataacaaatgctggagagggtgtgaagaaaagggaaccatcctacactgttggtgggaatgtaaattggtgcagttatggagaacagtatggaggttccttaaaaaactaaaaatagagttgccatacgatccagcaatcccactcttgggcatatattcaaagaaaactctaacttgaaaagatacatgcaccccaatgttcacagcaggactatttacaatagccaagatatggaagcaacctaaatgtccatcaacagatgactgaataaagaagatgtggtgtgtgggtgtgtgtgtgtgtgggtgtgtgtgtgtgtatatatatatacacacacacacacacacatatacatacacacaattaaTTATtaatcagtcataaaaaagaatgaaataatgccatctgcagcaacatggatggacccagagattatcatactaagtgaagtcagtcagatagaaaaagacaaatatcatatgctatcacatatatgtggaatctaaaaaaatgatacaaatgaacttatttacaaaacagaaacagactcagacacagaaaacaagctTACGGTTACCACAAGGGAAGGGGGGGATATATTTGGaatttgggatgaacagatacagacatataaggatctactgtatagcacaggaaactacattcagtatcttttaataacctataatggaaaagaatctgaaaaagtatatatatctgaatcactttgctgtacacctgaaacattataaatcaactatacttcaataattttttttaatttttaaaggaaaataaataaaattttaaaggaaaataaataaacacctcATATACATCTTCCTAAAGGGATATGGTGGGATGTTTATAAAAAGTGCCCAGCAcactgcctgacacatggtagaaATGCATGacagtttcctcctctctccttcctggactCTTGGAAGGAGCCCTAAGGTGAAGGTATTCATTGTCACAAACATTCATAAGCACTGACACTTAGAGCATATCTACTTCACAGTACACCCACCCTAACCTATCTTGAAATTGACACAGGCACAGAGACAGTTTCCTGGAagcctgaaaaaacaaaaacaacaaatccTACATCCAGATTTGGAGAGCAAAttaccatttattaagtaccttcaTACTATTTCCACCCTTACAGATATGTCCATCCTGAGTGCTAAGCCTCACTTTCTAGATACTTTTTCATCAGTTCCCTTCTTTCCCATGATCAGTACAACATGAGAATTTGCCAATTAACCTGAAGGAATGCGAACACTAATCAATCATGATAAAATTGCCAGGAATCTTGTATCTTTTACGAAGTAATCCTTATCCTGTGCATGATATAATCTGTCTTTGGTTGTCTCCACTATTCTAATTATTTAGATAGTAAGTCTAAGTAATAAAGCAAA is part of the Balaenoptera musculus isolate JJ_BM4_2016_0621 chromosome 1, mBalMus1.pri.v3, whole genome shotgun sequence genome and encodes:
- the PSMB2 gene encoding proteasome subunit beta type-2, giving the protein MEYLIGIQGPDYVLVASDRVAASNIVQMKDDHDKMFKMSEKILLLCVGEAGDTVQFAEYIQKNVQLYKMRNGYELSPTAAANFTRRNLADYLRSRTPYHVNLLLAGYDEHEGPALYYMDYLAALAKAPFAAHGYGAFLTLSILDRYYTPTISREKAVELLRKCLEELQKRFILNLPAFSVRIIDKNGIHDLDNISFPKQGS